The following are from one region of the Bacillales bacterium genome:
- a CDS encoding adenine deaminase C-terminal domain-containing protein, whose translation MPERHLQWTKKQLREQLSVVRGETSPSKVLKNATYLNHAQKKWMNGHIWISGDRIVYVGREWPAKTKGAEIVDCSGLAVVPGYIEPHVHPFQLYNPHTFAEYASVRGTTTLICDSLLLFLRLGKTKAFSLIAEFAKLPLSMYWWGRYDAQTELSDENDIFTTENVHAWLNHPDVVQGGELTAWPKVLAGDDEILDWMQMTVRNGKPIEGHLPGASEKTLTQLALLGVKADHEAMTGEEAERRLNLGLSTVLRYSSIRPDLPVILDELKARGIDHFDRVYMTTDGSTPAFHEQGVMDRLIEIALEKGIPEVDAYAMASYNAARHYGMDHLLGMIAPGRVAHLNFLKDKKSPTPQSVLAKGEWIRRDGENCFPDVPLSWEDKDQSALRLNWELTREDFQFSQPVGIEMINSVITKPYYLRFDPTSERPSFEEDECFLMFVDKDGKWQVNTILKGFAASVSGFASTYSSTGDVIILGKNKQDMMLAFKRAKELGGGIVLTEQGRVVTEIELPLLGGMSVKRLEALMAEETTLKSELASRGYRFDDPIYTLLFLSSTHLPYIRVTQKGLYDVKKRSVLFPAIMRS comes from the coding sequence GAACAGCTGTCGGTGGTTCGCGGAGAAACCTCTCCTTCTAAAGTTCTCAAAAATGCGACATATTTAAATCACGCACAAAAAAAGTGGATGAACGGCCACATTTGGATTTCCGGCGACCGCATCGTCTATGTCGGACGGGAATGGCCCGCCAAAACGAAAGGCGCCGAAATCGTTGACTGTTCCGGGCTCGCGGTGGTTCCCGGCTACATTGAACCTCATGTTCACCCTTTTCAACTATATAATCCCCATACATTTGCTGAATATGCATCGGTAAGAGGGACGACGACGCTTATCTGCGACAGCCTTCTCTTGTTTTTGCGATTAGGAAAAACGAAAGCGTTTTCATTAATCGCTGAATTCGCGAAACTTCCGTTGTCGATGTATTGGTGGGGCCGTTACGACGCACAGACGGAACTGAGCGACGAAAACGATATTTTCACGACGGAAAATGTACACGCTTGGTTGAATCATCCGGACGTTGTTCAAGGCGGTGAATTGACGGCATGGCCGAAGGTGCTCGCCGGGGATGATGAAATCCTCGATTGGATGCAAATGACGGTACGCAACGGCAAACCGATTGAAGGCCACTTGCCGGGAGCTTCGGAAAAGACGTTGACACAACTGGCGTTGCTCGGCGTAAAGGCCGACCATGAAGCGATGACAGGTGAGGAAGCGGAGAGACGCTTGAATCTCGGCTTGTCAACGGTGCTTCGCTATTCGTCGATCCGTCCGGATCTCCCGGTCATTTTAGATGAACTAAAAGCACGTGGGATCGACCATTTTGACAGGGTATACATGACGACAGACGGCTCGACCCCCGCGTTTCACGAGCAAGGGGTGATGGACCGCCTGATCGAAATTGCGCTTGAAAAAGGCATCCCCGAGGTTGATGCGTACGCGATGGCTTCCTACAACGCAGCGCGGCATTACGGCATGGATCACCTGCTCGGCATGATTGCGCCGGGGCGTGTGGCCCACTTGAATTTTTTAAAAGATAAAAAGTCCCCGACCCCGCAATCGGTGCTTGCTAAAGGTGAATGGATTCGCCGGGACGGCGAGAATTGCTTCCCGGACGTTCCGCTTTCGTGGGAGGACAAAGACCAATCCGCTTTGCGTCTCAATTGGGAGCTGACAAGAGAAGACTTTCAGTTCTCGCAGCCCGTCGGCATCGAAATGATCAATTCGGTCATTACGAAACCGTATTATTTGCGATTCGACCCGACGAGTGAACGTCCTTCGTTTGAGGAAGACGAATGTTTTCTCATGTTTGTTGACAAAGATGGCAAGTGGCAAGTAAACACGATATTGAAAGGATTCGCGGCATCGGTTTCCGGATTTGCGAGCACGTATTCGAGTACCGGCGACGTAATTATTCTCGGGAAAAACAAGCAAGACATGATGTTGGCCTTTAAGCGGGCAAAAGAGCTCGGCGGCGGCATCGTATTGACCGAACAAGGCAGGGTGGTCACAGAAATTGAGTTGCCGCTGCTCGGCGGCATGTCCGTCAAGCGATTGGAAGCATTGATGGCGGAGGAAACCACTTTGAAAAGCGAGTTGGCGAGCCGAGGATACCGTTTTGACGATCCGATTTACACGTTGTTGTTTTTGTCATCGACCCATTTGCCTTACATCCGGGTGACGCAGAAAGGCTTGTACGATGTAAAGAAACGATCGGTATTGTTCCCGGCCATTATGCGTTCTTAG